The DNA region GTCGGCGCAGCCAACCGCGGTAACGCTGGATGTTGTTCGCAAGATCACTAGACTTTCACCATTGTCAGGCGCGGTTGTCTGGCCTTTGACGTTCTGTCTGAAAATAGATACCGAGGGCAGACGAGTACAGTAATCGAAAGAGGATCCGGCTGTCGGCTCCGCACCACGCTCTTCCCTTCAGTTTTGGAGGATAGTCGTGATAGAAGATCGCTCTACGTTTGCACCACCCGCCTGTGCCTGAGCAGCGCCCCCCTTGATGAGGATCGCCTTCCGCATTCGGACCAGATCAGGTCGAGGTCACTGCCGAGATCGCGCGCCGAAGCTTTGCGGAGCAGATGGGCAGCGGTTGGAGGCGAGCACGGAGCAAGCCCCGAGACAGAACAAGTCGGCGCAGCCAACCGCGATAACGCTGGATGTTGTCCGCAGGATCTGTAGGCTTCCATCGTTGTCAGGCGCGGTTGTCTGGCCTTTTACGTTCTGCAAAAAATGACCGAAGCTCAGACATACGCGTGGATCTTCTACGCAGCATCGGCAGCAGCGGCCAATCAACCAGCAAAGCGCCGTGAGATCGAGGCAGTCGCGGATGGAATCAACCATGCAGTCCCAACGCACAAGGAGATGGAAGCCTCGTTCGCATGGGCTGAGTCGAAGGGCCTTCTCCAAAGAGACGGGAAGATGATTCAATTGACGGACGAAGGGCGGAAGTTTTCTTCGCAGTTCACCGAGAAGCCCGGGAGCACAATGAAGACCTGGGCCCGGATCACGGCCGCTATCGAGGGGATGGGGGTGGACAACACCACAAACCTAGACTGCAGAACAATGAAGGCAGAACAAGCCGGAGCACAGAACCCCTGACCCGCCGCGAGTTCAATTCGTCATGGCCATTCCAACCCCAACCCACAGTCGAAGCCGAGCCCCCGGTCAGGGGTCCTGTGTCCTTTGACGTTCGGCAGAAAATGACACGCTCAATCACAATCACCATAGTGATGCTTCTGATTGTAACCGCTGGAATACTGGTTGCTTGGGCGGGACTAAAGGAGGTGAAGATTACTTACAATGATGGCAGTCCAGTCGACGGTGTACTAGTGATTGTTGATCAGGCTGGTCAATCCGCCTCAGGAGATTTCGGAGCGAAGCATCAAATCATTGATGGATCTACGACGCTTGGATGGGGATTCTCAAATCGAGGGAAGAGTAACGAACTACTGTACCGAATCCTGATTGACGATACCGAAGCGCGAAGCGGACACTTCACTCTCCAAAGATTTGGGCCCAGCGATTTATCGATCGACTAATGTTGCAGGTAACCACGCCGAACAAGCCGGCGCAGCCAACCGCGATAACGCTGGATGTTGTCCGCAAGATCTGTAGGCTTTCATCGTTGCCAGGCGCGGTTGTCTGGCCTTTTACGTTCGACATGAATAAGACCTTTTGGGTAATCGCATTGCTTGTGATCGCAGCAGTAACGGCAGGCGTGTATCACAGGAAATCAACCACCGTGAGAAACGAGGATGCTCTGATCCATCAGCTTGGTGTAAGGGCCACCTACGGCATTTCGATATTTGATAGCGCACAAGATCCAGAGACCAAAAGCAAGGCCTACTCCATGATCTGCAGTGCCGCCGTGGATATGGTGGCCTATCACAAAGAAGGCTATATCAGCGATCAGGGTTTCGAGAGGAGCCGCCCCGCCCTAGATAAGATCGTCAACATGCTCCGGAAGCACCCAAGGATGTTCGAAGATGCATACGCGGATAAGGACTTCTTTAACTCGCTAAACACTACCCCGGAGCTCGATTCAAGCATCACAGAGTTCAACTCGAATTTGAAGGATGTATGGGAGGGCAACTACTGAGAAATCACATTGCGTCGAACAAGACGTGACTAGCAACAGGCTGCCCGCCGAGGCTCGAAGATTCGGCATAGCTAACCATTAACATTGAAACCAAAGTGCGCCCTCTGGCAGCCTGTGCCCGCACTTTACGTTCGCCCCAAAAATGAACCTTCTTGCAGACATCGAAATTGGGCGGATCATGAGCGCATCGTTGATCGCGATGGTAGTCCCGATTGTACTCGGCTTCCTTTATCGATCAGCTCAACGAGATTCACATCAGGCGGCCACAGAGAAGCGAGTCGATTATCCGAAGACGCTCAAGATATTCGTTTGGGCAGGATGGGGCTTCACGATTGCGATTGCCATCATTGCAGCCTTCACGGCTAGAGGACACGATTTTTGGCCCGCCGTCTTGTGTGTTCTACTTTTCGTTGGACTCACCCTATCTCTCCATCTGGAAGCCTATTTCGTGACGATCACCTGGGATGACAGAACCATCTATACCCGTTCTCCGTGGCGGCGCTACAGGATGATTCCGCTCTCCAGCGTCAGGCACTGTGATTTTTCGCAGACGCTGCAGTGGTATCGCATCCGTACCCAGGGCTACGGCATCGTCAGGTTGCACATATTTGCTCGGGGCATCCCGCAGCTTCTTGCTGCCCTACCGGTTCCGAATCCTGGGTATCCGCCGAAGCAACAAAATCAAGGCGAACAAGACGGCGCAGCCAACCGCGATAACGCTGGATGTTGTTCGCAAGATCTGTAGGCTTTCACAGTTGCCAGGCGCGGTTGTCTGGCCTTTTACGTTCGGCGGAGAAATCAGATCAACTCGCACCATGGAGAGCAAAAACAACCTAGAAAATCAGCTCGCGCGTTTGAAGACACTTCTATCGTTGATTCTAGCCGTGCTGCTTCTGAACATCGGTTACATTGCCACTCCGTTTGGTAAGACCCAGCTAGGTGAAGTCGTTGGTGTTTTGGCTCTGATTGCTTCTGCTATGATCATATTTGTCGTGGCGCTGCGAGCTTTGGCGATTGGGGTGAAGCAACTGAAGAAGATTGGTGATGAGGTCGAGGCAGCTCGTAGTGAAGAATACAAGAAAGAGGTCGAGGTAGAGTAGGATGAGCTTGCCCAAGGAACCGAAACTGGCCGAACAAGTCGGCGCAGCCAACCGCGATAACGCTGGATGTTGTTCGCAAGATCTGTAGGCTTCCATCATTGCTAGGCGCGGTTGTCTGGCCTTTAACGTTCGCTCTAAAAAAAGCATGCCCTCGAAAAGTCTCACTCAGTTCGAAAGCGTATTGAAAAGGGCGACCGACCTCCGGGACCTGGCAGAGTTTCTACTCTCCGACGAAGCCAAGCTGAAACTCGATGACGATGGCAAGTTTCATGGCTTCTCCGATATGGGACGAGCGTCGATCGTTTTGGCCGTGTCCGCTATGGATCAATACTTCACTAGGCGGTTCTGTGAGCTTCTTGTGCCGTTCCTGAAGAAGAATGGACCAACTGACGGCCTAATTGAGATCCTTGGCGAAGCTGGATTCGACACCAAGGAGGCTCTGGTCGCGATTGGAATGCGGCGTCCGTATCGTCGGATTCGAACTCTCGTCGAGAATCACCTTGAGAACTACACC from Sulfuriroseicoccus oceanibius includes:
- a CDS encoding HEPN domain-containing protein — protein: MPSKSLTQFESVLKRATDLRDLAEFLLSDEAKLKLDDDGKFHGFSDMGRASIVLAVSAMDQYFTRRFCELLVPFLKKNGPTDGLIEILGEAGFDTKEALVAIGMRRPYRRIRTLVENHLENYTTQRFEVIDNLFLSIGLKDLSNNAEKKTKRTTVISSITKLVQRRHAIAHAGDLNNHGKLCPIDFKQLKKRFKDLNDFVTAADQIIENRLKKK